CTTTTGGCGGCCTCGACCGAGCAGACGGCGTTCATCACGTTGTCCGAAGACGGGCGGTCGGCCGAGCGCTGGCTACCGGTGAAGACGATCGGGACTGGCGTCTCCAGCATGAACGCCATCGCGCTCGCGGAGAACTGCATCGTGTCGGTGCCGTGCATGACGACGACGCCGTCCGCGCCGGCCTCGATCTCCTCGTAGATCGCCTCCGCGAGGTCCTGCCAGACGTCGGGAGTCATGTTCTCTGAGAGGATGTTCGCCACGACGCGCCCGCGGTAGTTGGCCAGTCCGGCGAGTTCGGGGACCGCCCGCAGCACGTCCTCGGCGTCGAACTGTGCGGTCACCGCACCCGTCCGGTAATCGACCGTCGAGGCGATCGTCCCGCCGGTCGAGATCAGCGCTACCGTCGGCAGGTCCTCCTCGAAGGTGATCTCCGATTCGCCCTCGTCGGCCTGTGCGTCCTCGATGTCGTAGACGTCCGCCTCGTGAACGTCGACGTCGGCGGCGTCGCGGTCGACGCCGACGTTGTAGCCGCTGTCGAGTTTGATCGCGAGATGCTCGTCAGTCGAGGACGGCAACAACACCCCGTCGAAGGACTGCTCGCCGCGGTCGACGTGAACCCGGTCGCCTGGTTGCATGGATCGGGATACCGCTCGCGCCGACTTGAAACCATCTCTTGGCGACGGACGCGCCGACCGATGGGTGACGACGCTGCGGAGAGCGAATCCATATCAACCTGGCACACCTATCGAGCGGTATGGCCGAGCGTACCGACCAGTTGAGCCGCGACGACGAGGTCGGTGACGTCGATCTCGACGCGATCATGAACGAACAGGCGGACACCACGGACGAATCAGACACCAGTGGCGGGATTCGAGGGCGCATCGGACGTCGCGTCGGGAGTGTCTTCTCGATCAGGACGTTCGGGCTCGCGCTCGTGTTGACGATCGGGCTGGCGTTCGTCGTCAGTGCGGTCGTCCCGTTCGTTCCCGACAACCTCACCGGGCTGGTCGGGGTTTTCCTCGGCGGTGGTGCGATCGGGCTCGCGTCCGATGCCCGCCGGTATCTCGAAGTCGGTGCGGCGGCACTGATGGCCGGCGCACTGACCGTCCTGCTCAGCAACTTCACGATCGCGGTGTTCGGGCCGGGCGTCCCGCTCGTGGCGCTCGGTGCCGGATCGAGCGGCGTCGCCGGCCTCCTCGGCCACTACGTCGGTCGCGATCTCAGAGCGGGCCTGACCCGCGAGATCGAATAGCGGTCGACGCCTACCGCTCGACGAGTCGCCACCGATCGCCGTCGCGTTCGACGACGGTCTGTGTCTCAAGGACTCTCAGTATCTCGACGACAAGTCCCGGCGGTGCATCGACCTGACGGCTCAACCGTCGTGGCGTCGCCGCCCCGTCGGTCAGCGCGAGCAATATTTCGACGACCAGCCTGTCGTCGCCGCCGTCGATCCGCTCGCCGAGTTCCTCCATGACGTCCGTCAGGCGACCCTGAACCCACCGCTGGGCGAGTGACAGCTCGTTTCGCAACCGTTCGAGTTCGCGCAGATCGGTCACGAGTTCGTCCAGGTCTCCCCCGTCGTTGGGCTCGATATCGACCGACAGGTGCTGACAGGAATCCAGATCGAGCCCCGAGCTCGCCGGGTACGCGCTCTTGGCCCCGTACTCGTACGGCGAGACGGACACTTCGAGCCGAAATCCCTGTGGGATATAGAAGTACTTGCGGCGCTGCTCGTCGACGCGACTTTCGATGAGTCCGGCCGATTCGAGCTTTCGGAGGTGATCGATGACTGCTTTCGGACTGACCCCGATGTATTCGCTGATCTCCGTCACGTAGCACGGTTTGCGCGCGAGCAGTCTGAGGATGCGCCGCCGGTTCGCGTTCCCGAGGAGATCGAGCAGTTCGGCGGAGTCCATTCACCTGATGTAACTAGTTCTTCTATAAAAGCCTTTCTCCAAAGTCCGCCGGCTGGATTCTCTCGCTGTGCAGAGAGAGACCGGCTAGCGGTCGTCGGGTCGGTACCGCTGGACGTGCCGGAGCCGTACTTCGGATGGGCGATTTCGCTGTACTGCACGGCACTCGGAGTCGCGTTGACAATCATCGTCTCCCTGCGGATGGCTGATACTGCCGGCTGTAACAAACTGAAGGAATTCGCCACCCCAGGGTGGCGAATATCTTTACGAACGTACAGCCGGCAGTATGACGTGGATTGGTCCCAAGCATCTGTCGAGGCGAATATTCATATATCAAACCGGGAAAAGCGCCGGGTGGAGATGCGACTCCAGACGAAACGAACGATTGGAATCGTCGCAGCACTGGTCGTCCTCTCCGCGTTTGCGGGCTGCTCTGCGCTCGGTGGGGGCAGTTCGGACACGTGTGGTCCGGGGGACACGAAAATCGAAGACGTCGAAACCGGCGACGGAGAAGTGTCGCTCACGGGCGAAGTCACGAACGCGTCGGAAGACGGGGCGTTCAACATCGACGATGGGACCGGCACAGCGTTCGTGATGGCCGCTGCAGAGGACATCGAGGAAGGGGACTGTGTCACCGTCGAAGGCTCCGTCGTGCAGAGTCCGCTGGACGAAGGCGCGGACGTCTTCATCCAGGGCAAAAACATCACTGCAGCGTAGGCCTGGCGCGTCACGGCGTTTCCGATGGCTCGATACAGGCCGATCAGATCCGTTGCGATCACTCGGCTCGCCGTGCGACCGCGAACTTCGAGAGGTCGCCGGCCGTGATCTCTTCGACGCTGTCATAGGGGCGATCGACGACAATGTTGCCGGCGCGCTGACGACCTAACCCCGGCAGCGCCTGGAGTTCGTCCATCGACGCCGAGTTCACGTCCAGCGGGTGCGGCACGCCAGTCACCGAGCGGTAGCCGTGGTCGGTCACCGCGACGTCGATTGTCGCGCCGAGCTGGCGCTCGCCGGGAACCGCGACCAGCAGGGGATAGGTGCCCAGTTGCCGACCGAAGGTCTTGCCGTCCTGGTGGTATTCGAGGTGCACGTCCTCGAGGACCGTCCCCGGCGGCGCGAGACGCTGTAACATCGGGTTGTCGATCTCCTCGCGGACCTCCCGCTTGTACTGTTTGAACAGCTGCTTGTGATCGGCGGCGATCTCGGCGCCGGTGTCGGCCATCTCCGTCCCCTCGAAGGCCATGACCTGTCGGATGTTGACCCGCCGGAGCAACAGCCCCTCGTCGTAGACGCGCCGGAGGAACCGCTTGTTGTGCTCGAAGGTCTCCTCGCGTTCGCCCTTGAGCCCGTGGACGAGGTTGATGCCCGGCAACAGCTTCGGCAGGCGCGGCGCGGCCTCCGCACCGAAGGTAGGCGCGTCGTCGGCGTCTTCACCAGGTCGCCACCCCGCTTCCTCGTTGACGATCCGGACGGCCTCCAGACACTCCTCGGCGGTGACGTTGAGGTTGTTGTCGCTCTGGACCTGCGGGTCCGCGGACTCGAGTCCGAACGCCGCCGTGTCCCCGGGCGTGTTGTGCTCGGCGATGATCCGGATCCCCTCGCGGGCCTTTTCCGGCCACTTGACGATCGTAATCGGGTTCATGTTGTCCAGATGCAGCGTCTCCAGATCCGGGGCGACTTCGCGAATGCCCCGATAGAGCGACCGGAGCGCGTCGGGATTCGGTTTCTCGCCGTCGCCGCCGTAGGCCAGGATGTCGGCCTGCCGGCCGAGCCGGAAGTGTCCGACGCCGTGCTCGGAGAGGGCATCGACCTCATCGACGACGCTCTCGGGCGGCCGGAAGTCGGGGTCGCCGTACAGCGGCTCGGTACAGAACGAACACCGGTATGGACAGCCACGAGAGGTCTCCAGTTCGGCGAGCAGATAATCGGGGTGGTTGGGATGCTGTTCGACGATGAAAGCCCCCTGTTGCGCCCATCTGGTCTCCTCGGGGACGCTGCGATAGCGGGGTTCGAACCCCTCCAGTCCGTTCTCGACGAGATCGAAGACCGCGGCCTCGACGTCCGCGCCGGCGACGAAATCGAAATCGAGATCCTCGCGGCTGGTCTCGCTCGCGCCGACGTTCTCCTCGCCGACGCCGAACCTGATCGGACCGCCCATGATCGACGTGCCCTCGGCCGTCCAGGCGATCTTCCGGACCTCGTCCGGCTCGGCGGGCGTCCCGCCGACGTAGTTGCCGGGGACGGTCATCCCGCCGACGTAGACGGTCAGGTCGGCGTCGGCGACCGCCCCCCAGCGGCTGTTCTCCTCGCGTAACGCGTCGATGGTGTGGTAGGTGATTCGCTCGCGAGGGACGCCGGCGTCGACCAGCGCGCCGGCGACGTACCGCGGGTAGGTAGAGATGTATGGCGGCACGCCGAAATGGGCGGGCTCGTCGACGTAGCCGTCGACGATGGTCACCTCGAGCGCAGCGGGATCAGTCATTACCTGCGGTTCGGGCTCGACGATGAAAACGGTGTCTCATAGTGCCCGTTACAGGTCTGTTCGGGATCGACTGCACGATGTAGTACGGTCGTGCCGGTGAATCGTCACAACGGTCACTATCGCTCGATCTCTCGCGGATTCACGCTCGTCGATCAGTGCTCGTGATCGTGGCCCTCGCCGCCGGGCGTGCCGCCCGCGACGAGCGCGTCGTGGTCGCCCTCGATCATATCGAGGTTCTTCAGGTTGTCCCGCTCCTCGAAGTTGGCGATCGCGTCCTCCAGATCCTGCTGGGTGAGCGTCGTCCGTTCCTCGGTCAGGGCGTCGAGAACGGCCTCGCGCAACACGAGCCGGAGGTCGCTGCCAGTCAGTCCCTCGGTCATCTCAGCGAGCGTCTCGGGATCGAAATCGACGATCTCCATCTCGCGGGTGACGACCCGGAGGATGTCCGCGCGCATGCCCCGGTCGGGCTTGGGGAAGTTGACGATCTCGTCGAAGCGTCGCCACGCCGCGGCGTCTAACTGGTCGGGGTGGTTCGTCGCGCCGATCAGCAGGACGTCGTCGTCGATCAGGCTGACCTCGTCGATCGACTTCAGCAGGGTGTTGACGGCGCGTTTGATCGCGGCGTGTTCGTCGCTGGCACGGGTCTTGGCGACGAAGTCGAACTCGTCCATGAAGAGGATACACGGCGACAGGCGCTTGGCGACCTCGAAGACCTTCTCGACGTTTTTGGCTGTCTCGCCCAGGTACTGGCTGGTAATCATCGAGAGTTTCACTTCGACGAAGGGGAGATCCAGGTCGTGTGCGAGCGCCCGCGCGACGCTGGTCTTGCCGGTTCCCGGCGGGCCGACAAAGAGGAGTTTCCCGATCTCCCGGA
This window of the Halapricum desulfuricans genome carries:
- a CDS encoding ATP-binding protein, with amino-acid sequence MSNAARDVIEFILTATIYTDNRDLEPDDLPPAYRAVFWSDGTIERPLVATVETAREATGVERPWDAISGLMFTDHDDFDGSLTVTEREMAEEWFLDRIEAEAVLGNPVLAAEYGGEFDVSHERAREHNRPVRADRVWIDSMLEEYFDEEDEEEMLDLVDVRAPEEVEMRLDDLVLTSDQEDEISKLVKAIEHRDYLAQIGLREIGKLLFVGPPGTGKTSVARALAHDLDLPFVEVKLSMITSQYLGETAKNVEKVFEVAKRLSPCILFMDEFDFVAKTRASDEHAAIKRAVNTLLKSIDEVSLIDDDVLLIGATNHPDQLDAAAWRRFDEIVNFPKPDRGMRADILRVVTREMEIVDFDPETLAEMTEGLTGSDLRLVLREAVLDALTEERTTLTQQDLEDAIANFEERDNLKNLDMIEGDHDALVAGGTPGGEGHDHEH
- the gatD gene encoding Glu-tRNA(Gln) amidotransferase subunit GatD — encoded protein: MQPGDRVHVDRGEQSFDGVLLPSSTDEHLAIKLDSGYNVGVDRDAADVDVHEADVYDIEDAQADEGESEITFEEDLPTVALISTGGTIASTVDYRTGAVTAQFDAEDVLRAVPELAGLANYRGRVVANILSENMTPDVWQDLAEAIYEEIEAGADGVVVMHGTDTMQFSASAMAFMLETPVPIVFTGSQRSADRPSSDNVMNAVCSVEAAKSDAAEVMICMHADSSDEVCALHRGTRARKNHTSRRDAFETVGAEPLGEVGYEDREVSLRREYRERGEADLELRADLETEVELVKFTPGTDPAVLEAYDDKAGIVLEGTGLGHVNTDWIEHVDDLTDDGTHVVMTSQCLEGRVCDRVYDTGRDLLDAGVIEGEDMLPGTAKVKLMWALVNAADVEETMGTELAGEIQDRSVPWT
- a CDS encoding ArsR family transcriptional regulator, which codes for MDSAELLDLLGNANRRRILRLLARKPCYVTEISEYIGVSPKAVIDHLRKLESAGLIESRVDEQRRKYFYIPQGFRLEVSVSPYEYGAKSAYPASSGLDLDSCQHLSVDIEPNDGGDLDELVTDLRELERLRNELSLAQRWVQGRLTDVMEELGERIDGGDDRLVVEILLALTDGAATPRRLSRQVDAPPGLVVEILRVLETQTVVERDGDRWRLVER
- a CDS encoding radical SAM protein is translated as MTDPAALEVTIVDGYVDEPAHFGVPPYISTYPRYVAGALVDAGVPRERITYHTIDALREENSRWGAVADADLTVYVGGMTVPGNYVGGTPAEPDEVRKIAWTAEGTSIMGGPIRFGVGEENVGASETSREDLDFDFVAGADVEAAVFDLVENGLEGFEPRYRSVPEETRWAQQGAFIVEQHPNHPDYLLAELETSRGCPYRCSFCTEPLYGDPDFRPPESVVDEVDALSEHGVGHFRLGRQADILAYGGDGEKPNPDALRSLYRGIREVAPDLETLHLDNMNPITIVKWPEKAREGIRIIAEHNTPGDTAAFGLESADPQVQSDNNLNVTAEECLEAVRIVNEEAGWRPGEDADDAPTFGAEAAPRLPKLLPGINLVHGLKGEREETFEHNKRFLRRVYDEGLLLRRVNIRQVMAFEGTEMADTGAEIAADHKQLFKQYKREVREEIDNPMLQRLAPPGTVLEDVHLEYHQDGKTFGRQLGTYPLLVAVPGERQLGATIDVAVTDHGYRSVTGVPHPLDVNSASMDELQALPGLGRQRAGNIVVDRPYDSVEEITAGDLSKFAVARRAE
- a CDS encoding OB-fold nucleic acid binding domain-containing protein, coding for MRLQTKRTIGIVAALVVLSAFAGCSALGGGSSDTCGPGDTKIEDVETGDGEVSLTGEVTNASEDGAFNIDDGTGTAFVMAAAEDIEEGDCVTVEGSVVQSPLDEGADVFIQGKNITAA